From the Kogia breviceps isolate mKogBre1 chromosome 3, mKogBre1 haplotype 1, whole genome shotgun sequence genome, one window contains:
- the LOC131753330 gene encoding cathepsin G-like produces MRPLLLLVVLLLPPRARAGQIIGGQEARPHSHPYMAYVQIRTPGLKTCGGFLVREDFVVTAAHCLGSQINVILGAHNVRRLERTQQRIPVLRAIPHPRYNPQNNWNDIMLLQLRSRVRRNRAVRPVALPQTHSRLSPGTLCTVAGWGLVGLNRRTDMLQDVWIRVQRGEECRRRFMLYTGRTQICVGDPREGKSAFLGDSGGPLVCNNVAQGIVSYGNSIGTPPAVFTRISSFLPWIRRTMRHFQEWGLE; encoded by the exons ATGCGGCCACTCCTGCTCCTGGTGGTCCTTCTCCTGCCCCCCAGGGCTAGGGCAG GGCAGATCATCGGAGGCCAAGAGGCCAGGCCCCATTCCCACCCTTACATGGCATATGTTCAGATCCGAACTCCAGGTCTGAAAACTTGTGGGGGGTTCCTGGTGCGAGAAGACTTCGTGGTGACAGCAGCTCACTGCTTGGGAAG CCAGATAAATGTCATCCTGGGGGCCCACAACGTCAGGAGGTTGGAAAGGACTCAGCAGCGCATACCGGTGCTCAgagccatcccccaccccaggtACAATCCGCAGAACAACTGGAATGACATCATGTTACTGCAG CTGAGGAGCAGGGTAAGACGTAATCGAGCTGTGAGGCCGGTGGCTCTGCCTCAGACCCACAGCAGGCTGAGTCCTGGGACCCTGTGCACTGTGGCCGGCTGGGGCCTTGTCGGCCTGAACAGGAGAACAGACATGCTCCAGGATGTATGGATCAGAGTGCAGAGGGGTGAGGAGTGCAGGAGACGCTTCATGTTGTACACCGGCCGAACACAGATTTGTGTGGGCGACCCAAGAGAGGGGAAATCCGCCTTCTTG GGAGACTCCGGTGGCCCCCTTGTGTGTAACAACGTGGCCCAGGGCATCGTCTCCTACGGAAACAGCATTGGGACTCCTCCAGCAGTCTTCACCAGGATTTCCAGCTTCCTGCCCTGGATACGGAGAACGATGAGACATTTCCAAGAGTGGGGGCTGGAGTGA